One segment of Leptospirillum ferrooxidans C2-3 DNA contains the following:
- a CDS encoding copper-binding protein, whose amino-acid sequence MKSLKNHLGTMAGSTLVLTGMLLATTVALADDMGGGMGDMNGMSGMSSGTGSAPASVGHGKGVVKAVDPKAGTVTIAHGPIKAFGWKGMTMAFGVKHRSELSDLKKGEHVRFDVIQGTEGPVITKIEELP is encoded by the coding sequence ATGAAATCTTTAAAAAATCACTTGGGAACAATGGCAGGAAGCACGTTGGTCCTGACGGGAATGCTTCTTGCCACGACCGTTGCCCTGGCAGATGACATGGGAGGAGGAATGGGGGATATGAACGGGATGTCCGGCATGTCCTCCGGGACAGGAAGCGCACCGGCATCTGTAGGGCATGGGAAGGGGGTCGTGAAGGCAGTGGATCCGAAGGCCGGAACGGTCACGATTGCCCATGGTCCTATCAAGGCATTCGGATGGAAGGGGATGACCATGGCCTTCGGTGTAAAGCACCGGTCAGAGCTATCCGATTTGAAAAAAGGGGAGCATGTCCGTTTCGATGTGATTCAGGGCACTGAGGGTCCCGTCATCACAAAGATCGAAGAACTTCCTTAA
- a CDS encoding efflux RND transporter periplasmic adaptor subunit: MKTRSLVLSFMVLFLGIGIGAGAEHWRGSSKAPSPLMAETPKSPPKQTILYWRNPMNPSIHADHPMKDNMGMDYLPVFSSPASSPGTSVRVSPEIRQTLGIRLATVKRRTFTRTIRAAATVAFDEHRIRVITPRFSGWIRTLNIRSEGEIVRKGETIAEIYSPELANSEYEARIALLALRSDPGSADNQKIWNAAQERLTLLGVPEFEIRRLVKTGKPRSVIPVISAYSGIVTSIPARVGGEVSPKNPLMTLADTQKLWVNVFFYNPELAWVKNGDAVVLRFSSPSRRTYRGRLQFLNPEVGKTSRTIRARVTVPNPDGFLKAGMYLEATLHPDPHPDVLVIPREALIRTGSKTVVMTETGEGLFRPARVKTGARSRHWVEVLEGLGEGERVVVSGQFLLDSESRFENVSARMSEGGRP, translated from the coding sequence GTGAAAACTAGATCTCTTGTTTTGTCCTTTATGGTCCTTTTTCTGGGGATAGGAATCGGTGCCGGAGCCGAACACTGGAGGGGGTCTTCAAAAGCCCCTTCTCCGCTCATGGCTGAAACGCCAAAATCTCCTCCGAAACAAACGATTCTTTATTGGAGAAATCCCATGAATCCGTCCATTCATGCAGATCATCCGATGAAGGACAACATGGGAATGGATTACCTTCCTGTCTTTTCCAGTCCCGCGAGCTCTCCCGGAACCTCTGTCCGGGTGAGTCCGGAAATTCGCCAGACGCTCGGGATCCGCCTTGCGACAGTCAAGAGACGGACCTTCACCCGTACCATCAGGGCGGCAGCAACAGTGGCCTTCGATGAGCACCGCATCCGGGTCATTACGCCACGATTTTCCGGTTGGATACGAACGTTAAACATTCGATCCGAAGGGGAGATCGTCCGGAAGGGGGAAACCATCGCAGAGATTTACTCCCCCGAACTTGCCAATTCAGAATATGAAGCCCGGATCGCCCTTCTGGCACTCCGGTCCGATCCCGGATCAGCGGACAATCAGAAAATCTGGAACGCGGCACAGGAACGACTAACACTTCTGGGTGTCCCCGAATTTGAAATCAGGCGACTTGTGAAAACGGGAAAACCCCGATCCGTCATACCAGTCATCTCTGCCTACTCGGGCATCGTGACATCGATTCCGGCCCGGGTCGGTGGGGAGGTCTCGCCGAAAAATCCCTTGATGACCCTGGCTGACACCCAAAAACTCTGGGTCAATGTGTTCTTTTATAACCCGGAACTGGCCTGGGTCAAAAATGGAGATGCCGTTGTCCTTCGATTTTCATCACCGTCCAGAAGAACATACCGGGGAAGACTTCAATTTTTAAATCCAGAGGTGGGAAAAACCAGCCGGACGATCCGGGCCCGGGTGACTGTCCCCAATCCTGACGGATTCTTGAAGGCGGGGATGTACCTTGAAGCCACGCTGCATCCTGACCCGCATCCCGATGTATTGGTCATTCCGCGGGAAGCATTGATCCGGACCGGATCCAAAACGGTCGTGATGACAGAAACCGGAGAGGGACTCTTCCGGCCAGCCAGGGTCAAAACCGGAGCTCGGTCACGCCACTGGGTCGAAGTCCTCGAAGGTCTGGGAGAAGGAGAACGGGTCGTTGTCAGCGGACAGTTCCTTCTCGATTCTGAGTCCCGGTTTGAAAATGTTTCTGCCAGGATGTCCGAAGGAGGCCGGCCATGA
- a CDS encoding DUF433 domain-containing protein produces the protein MEQLNRITQKPDVMGGRACIRGMRVTVGMVVGQIGAGHSFDEVLADYPYLEREDIMQALRYAAWRAEEREVTLATV, from the coding sequence ATGGAACAACTGAATCGCATCACCCAAAAGCCCGATGTGATGGGCGGCAGAGCGTGCATCCGTGGAATGCGCGTCACGGTCGGCATGGTTGTAGGACAAATCGGGGCTGGTCACAGCTTTGATGAAGTTCTGGCCGATTATCCTTACCTTGAACGAGAAGACATTATGCAGGCGCTTCGCTACGCCGCATGGCGAGCCGAAGAACGCGAGGTCACGCTGGCCACTGTATGA
- a CDS encoding ExbD/TolR family protein, which produces MKLDMRSRRNDYLAEINMVPFIDVVLVLLIIFMLATPLLYRGLKINLPKTATNSLKKPAPKVILTITHDGKVYADAKQITWDQVKPFLSAAHKKDARVTVYLKADKKVDYGTVVHLMDLVKQSGIDRLGMITVPVPQKAG; this is translated from the coding sequence ATGAAGCTGGACATGCGTTCCCGCAGGAACGATTATCTTGCAGAAATCAACATGGTGCCTTTTATTGATGTTGTACTCGTTCTCCTGATCATCTTTATGCTTGCGACACCGCTGCTTTACAGGGGACTCAAGATCAACCTTCCCAAAACGGCTACCAACAGCCTCAAGAAACCTGCCCCCAAAGTCATATTGACCATTACCCATGACGGAAAAGTGTATGCCGATGCCAAACAGATCACATGGGACCAGGTCAAACCGTTTCTTTCTGCCGCCCATAAAAAAGATGCCAGAGTCACGGTCTATCTGAAGGCCGATAAAAAAGTCGACTATGGAACGGTTGTTCATTTGATGGATCTGGTAAAACAATCTGGAATTGATCGACTTGGAATGATTACGGTACCGGTTCCCCAAAAAGCAGGTTGA
- a CDS encoding YqhA family protein yields the protein MPSEPNPSFKLLDFLLGRSRYLVFVAVLSVMLTAFSLFLIGAVQAIRALYRSWSDVANGIFSAHGISMSRDLNIVSTMLEAVVFYLVGVGLYSLFISPLNVAVALGIESLTDLESKVLSVIIVIMGSTFLQHFVRWKDPSGTLEFGGALAIVVISLVSLQWLGHRVTETQKSSSLKTQIRAQQEMFHESTEQHEVRTDKIEENPE from the coding sequence ATGCCATCTGAGCCCAATCCATCCTTCAAGTTATTGGATTTTCTGCTCGGAAGATCCCGATACCTTGTTTTTGTTGCGGTCCTTTCGGTGATGCTCACCGCATTTTCCCTGTTTCTGATCGGCGCCGTCCAGGCCATTAGGGCACTCTATCGATCCTGGTCCGATGTGGCGAATGGAATCTTTTCCGCTCACGGGATTTCGATGAGCCGGGATCTGAATATCGTCAGTACAATGCTTGAAGCGGTTGTTTTTTACTTGGTGGGGGTTGGTCTTTACAGTCTGTTTATCTCGCCCCTGAATGTCGCGGTCGCCCTTGGAATAGAATCCCTGACCGATCTCGAAAGCAAGGTTCTGAGCGTGATCATTGTCATCATGGGGTCAACATTCCTTCAGCATTTTGTTCGATGGAAAGATCCGTCCGGAACGCTTGAGTTCGGTGGGGCATTGGCGATCGTTGTCATTTCTCTCGTTTCACTTCAGTGGCTGGGACACCGGGTGACGGAAACGCAGAAGTCCTCCAGTCTGAAAACGCAGATCAGAGCCCAACAGGAAATGTTTCACGAATCGACCGAGCAACACGAGGTCCGGACGGACAAAATTGAGGAAAATCCGGAATAG
- a CDS encoding DUF5615 family PIN-like protein has translation MKLLVDMNLSPRWVEVLSGAGVQAVHWSTLGAKNATDFEIMAYAGANDYVVITHDLDFGAILAVTHGEKPSVVQIRAQDVSPDAIDRPLSVQRQRLQATSQA, from the coding sequence ATGAAGTTGCTCGTCGATATGAACCTCTCGCCGCGTTGGGTTGAAGTGTTGTCGGGTGCGGGTGTGCAGGCCGTTCACTGGTCGACGCTTGGGGCGAAGAATGCGACGGATTTCGAAATCATGGCCTACGCCGGAGCGAACGATTACGTTGTGATTACCCACGATCTGGACTTTGGCGCAATCCTTGCTGTGACGCACGGCGAGAAGCCCAGTGTCGTACAAATCCGGGCGCAAGATGTCAGCCCGGACGCGATTGATCGGCCGCTTTCAGTTCAGCGGCAAAGGTTGCAAGCGACATCACAAGCGTAA
- a CDS encoding ParD-like family protein, whose protein sequence is MSMSIRMNDDLYHQAKTAAKGECRTIAGQLEYWARVGRVALENPDLPVDFIRELLIARSEEKDQLTPFSQGHLRG, encoded by the coding sequence ATGAGCATGTCAATCCGAATGAATGATGATTTATATCATCAAGCAAAGACGGCCGCAAAAGGCGAGTGTCGCACTATTGCCGGGCAACTTGAGTATTGGGCCAGGGTGGGCAGGGTCGCATTGGAGAACCCGGATCTTCCGGTTGATTTTATCCGTGAGCTTCTCATTGCGAGATCAGAAGAGAAAGATCAGCTCACCCCGTTCAGTCAAGGCCATTTACGTGGCTGA
- a CDS encoding type II toxin-antitoxin system RelE/ParE family toxin, which yields MAERVVRQTNVFLRTYKKSRRNQKEAVDQAVENIVSDPAIGEEKKSDLSGIYVYKFDCVNQRFLLAYEYDLANRVLLLIGTHENFYRNLKG from the coding sequence GTGGCTGAAAGAGTTGTTCGCCAGACCAATGTATTCCTGCGTACTTATAAAAAATCAAGGAGAAATCAGAAGGAGGCAGTTGATCAGGCTGTGGAGAATATCGTTTCTGATCCGGCCATCGGAGAAGAGAAGAAATCTGACCTATCAGGTATTTACGTTTACAAGTTCGACTGTGTGAACCAACGATTTCTTTTAGCCTACGAATACGATCTGGCCAATCGTGTCTTGCTGCTGATTGGGACTCATGAGAATTTTTATCGTAACCTCAAAGGATAA
- a CDS encoding efflux RND transporter permease subunit: MITRIITWSIQRRYWVLGLALAIVAWGAVSLYRSPLDAIPDLSDTQVIVKASFAGQPPSVVENQVTYPLTTAFLTIPGVRHVRGYSDFGNSLIYILFKEGTYQYWARSRVLEYLNQVEGRLPSGVTASLGPDATGLGWVYEYALVDTTHTLDLSQLRTLQDWFLKFELQSIHGVAQVASVGGMVKEFQVVIDQRKLLADHIPLSRVEDAIRESNGEVGGSVVDMNEAQYMVRTRGYLHSISDIRKIPIVSGAGGNPVRLGDIASVHLGPQLRQGVAELDGKGEVAGGIVISRAGTNALKIIEEVKSKLKSLTPMLPPGVEIETTYDRSRLILKSIRTLLEKLLEESVAVSLVCILFLSSIRSSLVAILSLPVGIFGAFVLMAEQGLTANIMSLGGIAVSVGVMVDAAIVMIENMHKHQERADGSETSWETALRAAREVGPSLFFSLLVITVSFLPIFALQEQEGRLFKPLAFTKTYSIAISAGLSITLVPVLMGFLLRGRMKPEESNIINRILVLLYRPVIGWVLRHRKRTLIFSGLCLATAVIPLSHLGTEFMPPLYEGDLLYMPTLTPGVSVGESAHLLQITDRLIKTVPEVERVFGQAGRAETATDSAHLTMFDTVVMLKPRSEWPPEMTLSSLKEKLNETVLLPGISNIWTMPIINRVNMLSTGIKSPLGLKVTAASLDTINRIDRQIREVLKKLPETSSVYADRLTGGRYIVVDIHRRRAARYGLNIADVNRLVETAIGGESLTTVIQGRERFPVNLRFPREDRGSLDAIGASLLSTPDGEEVPLSRLASLSIEDGPTMIKTENARLTGWIYIEPKGGDLGGYVALARKAIASSVSLPPGTTLSWSGQYTSIKRAKKRLALVLPLAFLLIVGLLYIHFRSAAKTGMILLPLPFAVLGSLWFLYGLHYRLSVAVVTGMIALAGVAAEFGIVMILYLDRSVDLRRMNGTLSTPEDLDKAILEGTLYRLRPIAMTGTVILAGLLPIMWSHKTGSDVMKRIAAPMVGGMVTAMILSLLVLPVLFRMWKESDLRREAEKRDSHPLRPPL; the protein is encoded by the coding sequence ATGATTACAAGAATCATCACCTGGTCGATTCAGCGGAGGTACTGGGTATTGGGACTGGCCCTCGCCATTGTCGCATGGGGAGCGGTTTCCCTCTATCGAAGTCCGCTGGATGCCATCCCGGATCTCTCCGATACGCAGGTCATCGTCAAGGCCTCTTTTGCCGGCCAACCGCCTTCCGTCGTTGAAAACCAGGTGACCTATCCACTGACGACCGCCTTCCTGACCATTCCCGGAGTCCGCCATGTGCGAGGGTATTCCGACTTCGGGAATTCCCTCATCTACATTCTGTTCAAGGAAGGGACCTATCAATACTGGGCCAGATCCCGGGTACTCGAATATCTCAATCAGGTCGAAGGCCGCCTTCCATCCGGGGTCACCGCCTCTCTCGGTCCGGATGCCACCGGGTTGGGATGGGTCTATGAATACGCCCTCGTCGACACCACACACACCCTCGATCTCTCACAGCTAAGGACCCTTCAGGACTGGTTTCTGAAATTTGAACTGCAAAGCATTCATGGGGTGGCGCAGGTGGCGTCGGTCGGAGGGATGGTCAAGGAGTTTCAGGTGGTCATCGACCAGCGAAAGCTTCTGGCCGACCATATTCCCCTTTCACGGGTCGAGGATGCCATCAGGGAATCGAATGGAGAGGTGGGCGGGTCGGTCGTGGATATGAACGAAGCCCAGTACATGGTCCGGACGAGGGGTTATCTCCATTCGATTTCTGATATCCGGAAAATCCCCATTGTCTCGGGTGCCGGCGGCAATCCGGTTCGCTTGGGCGATATCGCGTCCGTTCATCTCGGACCCCAGCTCAGGCAAGGAGTGGCAGAACTCGACGGAAAAGGCGAGGTCGCGGGGGGGATTGTCATCTCCAGAGCCGGAACCAACGCCTTGAAAATCATTGAAGAGGTCAAGTCGAAGCTCAAGAGTCTCACCCCGATGTTGCCTCCAGGGGTGGAGATCGAAACGACCTACGACCGTTCGAGACTCATTCTGAAAAGCATCAGGACCCTCCTGGAAAAACTCCTGGAAGAATCCGTTGCAGTTTCTCTGGTTTGCATCCTCTTCCTTTCCAGCATCCGCTCTTCGCTTGTGGCAATCCTCTCCCTTCCGGTGGGAATTTTTGGAGCCTTTGTCCTGATGGCCGAACAAGGACTCACCGCCAATATCATGTCCCTCGGCGGAATCGCCGTCTCGGTCGGGGTCATGGTCGACGCGGCGATCGTGATGATCGAGAACATGCACAAACACCAGGAGCGGGCCGACGGGTCGGAAACCTCCTGGGAAACGGCCCTGAGAGCAGCCCGGGAGGTGGGGCCTTCTCTTTTCTTTTCGCTCCTGGTGATTACGGTCTCCTTTCTTCCCATCTTCGCATTGCAGGAACAGGAAGGCCGTCTCTTTAAACCATTGGCGTTCACAAAAACCTATTCGATCGCCATCTCCGCCGGTCTTTCGATCACACTTGTTCCGGTCCTGATGGGATTTCTCCTTCGGGGCAGGATGAAACCGGAGGAGTCCAACATCATCAACCGGATCCTTGTTCTTCTTTATCGACCCGTTATCGGGTGGGTCCTTCGCCACAGAAAACGCACACTCATCTTTTCAGGACTATGCCTTGCCACAGCGGTGATACCCCTTTCTCATCTTGGAACGGAGTTCATGCCCCCTCTCTATGAGGGCGACCTTTTGTACATGCCCACACTGACTCCCGGTGTCTCGGTGGGAGAATCGGCCCATCTGCTCCAGATCACCGACCGGCTCATTAAAACCGTTCCCGAAGTGGAGCGGGTCTTTGGGCAGGCAGGCCGCGCCGAGACAGCGACGGATTCGGCCCATCTCACCATGTTCGATACGGTGGTGATGCTCAAGCCCCGGAGCGAATGGCCCCCGGAAATGACCCTCTCCAGTCTGAAGGAAAAGTTGAATGAAACCGTCCTGCTTCCGGGTATTTCCAATATCTGGACCATGCCGATCATCAACCGGGTCAACATGCTCTCAACCGGAATCAAGTCGCCTCTAGGGCTCAAGGTGACAGCTGCATCGCTCGACACCATCAACCGTATCGACCGGCAGATCCGGGAGGTTCTCAAAAAACTCCCGGAAACCTCCTCTGTCTATGCTGATCGCCTCACGGGAGGACGGTACATCGTCGTGGACATCCATCGCCGAAGAGCCGCCCGTTATGGTCTCAACATCGCAGATGTGAACCGGCTGGTGGAAACCGCCATCGGAGGAGAATCCCTGACCACCGTGATCCAGGGTCGGGAACGATTTCCGGTGAATCTTCGTTTCCCCAGAGAAGATCGGGGATCGCTCGACGCCATTGGTGCATCCCTTCTTTCCACTCCAGACGGAGAGGAGGTTCCTCTTTCCCGTCTGGCATCCCTTTCGATTGAGGACGGTCCCACGATGATCAAAACCGAAAATGCCCGCCTGACCGGATGGATCTATATCGAACCAAAGGGAGGAGATCTGGGTGGCTATGTCGCGCTGGCCCGGAAGGCTATTGCCAGCTCCGTCTCGCTTCCTCCGGGAACGACTCTCTCCTGGTCCGGACAATACACCTCGATTAAACGGGCAAAAAAACGACTGGCCCTGGTTTTGCCACTTGCCTTTTTGCTCATTGTCGGACTTCTGTATATCCATTTCAGGAGTGCTGCCAAAACAGGAATGATCCTCCTCCCCCTTCCCTTTGCGGTACTCGGAAGCCTGTGGTTTTTGTACGGACTTCATTACCGCCTCTCTGTGGCCGTCGTCACGGGAATGATCGCTTTGGCCGGGGTCGCCGCCGAGTTCGGAATCGTGATGATCCTTTATCTCGATCGCTCAGTTGATCTTCGCCGGATGAATGGAACTCTTTCCACACCGGAGGATCTCGATAAAGCGATCCTCGAAGGAACGCTGTATCGTCTGCGCCCGATCGCCATGACAGGAACGGTCATCCTCGCGGGACTTCTCCCGATCATGTGGAGCCATAAGACCGGATCGGATGTCATGAAACGGATCGCCGCGCCGATGGTTGGCGGTATGGTGACCGCCATGATCCTGAGCCTTCTCGTACTCCCTGTACTGTTTCGGATGTGGAAAGAGAGTGATCTCCGTCGGGAAGCCGAAAAAAGAGACTCTCATCCACTCCGTCCACCCCTGTAG
- a CDS encoding GNAT family N-acetyltransferase, whose protein sequence is MTFPAWHEEPVSKKHDRKSFDCGDAELNDFLHRHARQSHDLGGAKTFLAIDNDDNKTILGFYSLAPGAVLYADTPQTFRRGLAPHDVPGFRLARIATHVCVHGQGLGGQLLASAARRCLLAAAEAGGVLLIIDTKNDRAAKWYASYGAVPLNNRSLTLVMSLATFAAELKAADQSRPG, encoded by the coding sequence TTGACGTTTCCGGCCTGGCACGAAGAGCCGGTTTCCAAGAAGCATGATCGCAAATCGTTCGATTGCGGCGATGCGGAGCTAAACGATTTTCTGCATCGTCATGCACGTCAAAGCCATGACCTTGGCGGCGCAAAAACCTTCCTGGCTATCGACAACGACGATAACAAAACGATCCTCGGCTTCTACAGCTTGGCGCCGGGCGCGGTCTTGTATGCAGATACGCCGCAGACTTTTCGTCGCGGCCTTGCACCGCACGATGTTCCGGGGTTCCGTCTTGCGCGCATTGCGACGCATGTTTGCGTGCATGGGCAAGGCCTAGGCGGGCAGCTTCTCGCGTCGGCCGCACGGCGTTGCCTGCTCGCCGCAGCCGAAGCGGGCGGCGTGCTTCTTATCATCGATACAAAGAATGACCGCGCGGCAAAATGGTATGCGTCGTATGGCGCAGTTCCACTGAACAATAGGTCACTTACGCTTGTGATGTCGCTTGCAACCTTTGCCGCTGAACTGAAAGCGGCCGATCAATCGCGTCCGGGCTGA
- a CDS encoding type II toxin-antitoxin system TacA family antitoxin: MPRVAVNENKRMQLRIQPEQKATLMRAAALRNTTLTDFIFQIAMREAHVVIEEAERIRLSERDSLLVLDLLENPPAPNAKLRGAIAAMPKPS; encoded by the coding sequence ATGCCCAGAGTAGCCGTTAACGAGAACAAGCGGATGCAGCTTCGCATCCAGCCGGAGCAAAAAGCGACGCTTATGCGGGCGGCCGCGCTTCGGAACACAACCCTAACGGATTTCATCTTTCAGATCGCCATGCGCGAGGCTCATGTCGTGATCGAGGAAGCAGAGCGGATTCGACTGTCGGAAAGAGACAGCCTGCTGGTGCTGGATCTGCTGGAAAATCCGCCTGCGCCGAATGCCAAGTTGCGCGGGGCCATTGCCGCGATGCCAAAACCTAGTTGA
- a CDS encoding NAD(P)-dependent oxidoreductase, with product MEDLFQALGSDLFHVGDRPSKANWVKILGNFTLGGLLETLSESLSLGERAGINPETLVEILDTALYHSPVFRGYGNLMATEKWDPAGFRMKLGLKDIRLVLKESDALEVSLPLADLIHSGFISGIHRGYGELDWSALKKVRADDSGREENSIS from the coding sequence ATGGAGGACCTCTTCCAAGCACTGGGATCCGATCTTTTTCATGTCGGAGACAGACCGTCAAAGGCCAATTGGGTCAAAATTCTGGGGAACTTTACCCTGGGAGGGTTGCTTGAGACCCTTTCCGAGTCTTTGTCCTTGGGAGAGCGGGCAGGAATCAATCCGGAAACACTGGTGGAAATTCTCGATACCGCTCTCTACCACTCTCCTGTATTTCGCGGTTACGGCAATCTGATGGCAACAGAAAAATGGGATCCTGCGGGTTTCAGGATGAAACTGGGGCTGAAAGATATCCGTCTGGTGCTGAAAGAATCCGATGCACTGGAAGTCTCCTTGCCATTGGCAGACCTGATCCATTCCGGGTTTATCTCGGGAATCCACAGGGGATATGGCGAATTGGACTGGTCAGCGCTCAAGAAAGTACGAGCTGATGATTCCGGAAGGGAAGAGAACTCCATTTCGTAA
- a CDS encoding TolC family protein: MSFLHIVSSSIFQKFSLKSLPPAGALRSFKKTGFWMLPPILLSGAILFDGSYREGAIAWAGESSLPGESFLQKSDIPVLTIDQAVWEALQKNPSLAKDQARIEREKTLSIQAGELPDPKLVLGEQYFPISFNMGQSLLAMTTVGLRQSFSPMGKRDLLQKSFLRKESASRWNLEERKLRLVRDVRLNWLDLYRNTRTELLLRSIGLLWQEAFDAALTRYRQGTGSESDLLLAQFQKDNLKDKEEVLEIQREESLHHLMRLMHRSQPFRISDEEPKCPLPLPESLMLSQINLHPALKSSAEENTAQALRVQAAKKDKIPAFSVEGDYSYFMGPSLITSTPNLFSVVLTMNLPLRPGERQDQKVREEEANLESFEAQRDELRQKLAQEIRDDEAGYRHLSHRALFFDHRLLPEAHRNTEAALNDYSTGTVHMGRVLESMKKVEDIELQALDIRVEKIKEMANLDYLKGRLQGGSREN; the protein is encoded by the coding sequence ATGTCATTTCTTCATATTGTCTCTAGTTCTATTTTTCAGAAATTCTCCTTAAAATCCCTGCCTCCCGCAGGAGCGCTCAGGTCATTTAAAAAAACCGGTTTTTGGATGTTGCCTCCAATCCTTCTATCCGGTGCAATCCTGTTCGATGGATCATATCGTGAGGGGGCAATTGCCTGGGCGGGGGAATCTAGTCTACCGGGAGAGTCCTTTCTTCAAAAATCGGACATTCCTGTCCTCACAATCGATCAGGCAGTTTGGGAGGCACTTCAAAAAAATCCCTCACTGGCAAAGGATCAGGCCCGGATAGAGAGGGAAAAGACTCTTTCCATCCAGGCAGGAGAACTGCCTGACCCCAAGCTGGTTCTGGGGGAGCAGTATTTCCCGATCAGTTTCAACATGGGACAAAGCCTCCTGGCCATGACAACCGTAGGACTCAGGCAAAGCTTTTCACCCATGGGGAAGCGAGATCTTCTCCAGAAGAGTTTTCTCAGGAAAGAGAGCGCCTCCAGATGGAACCTGGAAGAACGAAAACTCCGGCTTGTCCGGGATGTTCGACTCAACTGGCTTGATCTCTATCGAAACACCAGGACGGAGCTCCTGCTCCGGTCGATCGGGCTTCTCTGGCAGGAGGCCTTCGATGCAGCCCTGACGAGATATCGACAGGGCACAGGATCTGAGTCCGATCTTCTTCTTGCCCAGTTTCAGAAAGACAATCTCAAAGACAAAGAGGAAGTTCTCGAGATTCAGAGAGAAGAGAGCCTCCATCATCTGATGCGACTCATGCACCGATCCCAACCGTTCAGGATCTCTGACGAAGAGCCAAAATGTCCGCTTCCCCTTCCCGAGTCCTTAATGCTCTCCCAGATCAATCTCCACCCTGCGCTTAAATCCAGCGCCGAAGAAAATACCGCCCAGGCCCTTCGGGTCCAAGCCGCCAAAAAGGACAAAATCCCCGCGTTTTCCGTCGAAGGAGATTACAGCTACTTCATGGGGCCGAGTCTCATTACCAGCACACCAAACCTTTTTTCGGTGGTTCTCACGATGAACCTTCCGCTCCGACCAGGCGAGCGACAAGATCAGAAGGTCCGGGAAGAAGAGGCAAATCTCGAATCCTTTGAGGCCCAGCGTGATGAATTGCGCCAAAAGCTTGCCCAGGAGATCAGAGATGACGAAGCGGGCTACCGTCATCTCTCTCATCGAGCACTTTTTTTCGATCACCGCCTTCTTCCGGAAGCCCACAGAAATACGGAGGCCGCTCTGAACGACTACTCCACAGGAACAGTTCATATGGGACGTGTTCTTGAATCCATGAAAAAGGTCGAGGATATCGAACTTCAGGCGCTTGATATCCGGGTGGAGAAAATCAAGGAAATGGCGAACCTTGACTATCTTAAAGGTCGCCTTCAGGGAGGCTCCCGTGAAAACTAG
- a CDS encoding MotA/TolQ/ExbB proton channel family protein, with protein MSLFSFLSNVSLMAELVLGLLLFLSAVSWGIVFFKYYILGKEAKESVAFIKSFKRSERFSRLYEESAEFKSSTLAFLFRSAYEKVRALRDKTGSSEYSERDIDVLERTLIQALQEETGRLETHLQFLATTANIAPFVGLFGTVWGIIHAFRDITHQASASIASVAPGIADALVTTAAGLFTAIPAVIFYNTFLQKIRRLTALGDTFTLELLNILAESRWKD; from the coding sequence ATGAGCCTTTTCTCCTTTTTGTCAAATGTCAGTCTTATGGCAGAACTCGTTCTTGGGTTACTTCTTTTTCTATCGGCTGTCAGTTGGGGGATTGTTTTTTTCAAATATTACATCCTGGGAAAAGAAGCCAAGGAAAGTGTTGCCTTTATTAAATCCTTCAAAAGAAGTGAACGGTTCTCAAGGCTTTACGAAGAATCGGCTGAATTCAAAAGCTCCACTCTCGCGTTTCTTTTTCGTTCGGCTTACGAAAAAGTCAGGGCACTCAGGGACAAGACTGGATCTTCTGAATACAGCGAAAGGGATATTGACGTTCTTGAACGCACATTGATTCAGGCTCTTCAGGAAGAGACCGGCCGTCTTGAGACACATCTTCAGTTCCTGGCGACAACCGCCAATATTGCCCCATTCGTCGGCCTCTTTGGTACGGTTTGGGGGATTATCCATGCCTTCAGGGATATTACCCATCAGGCGTCTGCCAGCATCGCCTCAGTGGCTCCCGGAATTGCAGATGCGCTTGTGACAACAGCTGCAGGACTTTTTACCGCCATTCCAGCTGTTATTTTCTACAACACATTTCTTCAGAAAATCCGCAGGCTGACAGCCCTTGGTGATACGTTTACCCTCGAACTTCTGAACATTCTCGCTGAAAGCCGGTGGAAGGACTAA